The Cyanobacteria bacterium GSL.Bin1 genome includes the window TTTAATTAGTTACCGTTTACAGCACGATCGCTTTGTGTATAGAGAAACCATTTGTCAATTACCCACTCAATTTGGCGAGTTTGAAATTTACGCCTACCGGAACCAACTTGATGATACGGAACATATCGCGATCGTGAAAGGCGATCCCAGCACTTTTGCCACGGAACCGGTCATGGTGCGGATGCACTCCGAATGTCTCACCGGGGATGCCCTCGGATCGATGCGTTGCGACTGTCGGATGCAACTGCAAGCGGCTCTAAAAATGATCGAAAATGCCGGAAAAGGGGTCGTCGTTTATCTACGCCAAGAAGGGCGAGGCATTGGTTTAGTGAATAAGTTGAAAGCCTATTCGCTGCAAGATATGGGCTTAGATACAGTGGAAGCCAACGAACGCCTGGGATTTCCGGCAGATTTAAGAGATTATGGCATGGGCGCACAAATGCTTAATGATTTGGGGATTAAACAGATTCGCCTCATTACGAATAATCCCCGGAAAATTGCTGGTTTGAAAGGATATGGCCTAGAAATTGTGGAGCGCGTGCCACTGCTGATTGAAGCAACTGATTATAACTCCGTTTATTTGGCAACTAAGGCGAAAAAACTCGGTCATATGTTGCTGCAAACCTATTTAGCCAGTGTCGCGATCGATTGGCGAGATAATGTGCAATCCGTGACCGACCGCTATCAACGCTTAGAACGGTTGCGGGAGTTAGCTAATGATTATCATCTTTTAGTACAAGAAGAAGCTCGTCCCGTCGCGATCGCGCTGTTTGGCACCCCCGATCTCACGGTTCATTTCGGCTTTGACCAAGCCAATATTGCTAACCCCGATTGGTACACAACCGCAGGGCATCCCTATGTAATTGCCATTTGTAAAATCTTGGATGAAATTGCCAGTTGGGAAGAAGTGAAACGTCTTGAATTTCTAATTTCTCCTGGTGATGACCCAATGACCGGCTTACAAGTTAAACTCAACCGTGAACCGCATCCGCAAGGAGAAAAACCGTCAGCGGTTTGTGGACATCTTGCCCCCCAAACGATTTATAGTTTT containing:
- the ribA gene encoding bifunctional 3,4-dihydroxy-2-butanone-4-phosphate synthase RibB/GTP cyclohydrolase II RibA, which gives rise to MDSQATYPIEFDPIEEALADFRSGRPIVVVDDENRENEGDLICSAQFATPAMINFMAVEARGLICLAMTGDRLDTLDLPLMVSKNTDSNQTAFTVSIDAAKHLGTTTGISAEDRARTIQIAINPTSRPEDLTRPGHVFPIRAKEGGVLKRAGHTEAAIDLCRLCGLTPGGVICEIQNPDGSMARLPELAEYAQKHHLKLISIADLISYRLQHDRFVYRETICQLPTQFGEFEIYAYRNQLDDTEHIAIVKGDPSTFATEPVMVRMHSECLTGDALGSMRCDCRMQLQAALKMIENAGKGVVVYLRQEGRGIGLVNKLKAYSLQDMGLDTVEANERLGFPADLRDYGMGAQMLNDLGIKQIRLITNNPRKIAGLKGYGLEIVERVPLLIEATDYNSVYLATKAKKLGHMLLQTYLASVAIDWRDNVQSVTDRYQRLERLRELANDYHLLVQEEARPVAIALFGTPDLTVHFGFDQANIANPDWYTTAGHPYVIAICKILDEIASWEEVKRLEFLISPGDDPMTGLQVKLNREPHPQGEKPSAVCGHLAPQTIYSFVND